ACTCAACTTAGAAAAGACTTAATGAACGCCATTAAAGCTGAAAACCAAAAATTTGGAAAATAGGTAAGAATGTCTACTGTTATTGGTTACGTTAGAAAAAATACATTCTTCGAAAAGCTTGTTGCTAGCAAGCTTTTTTGGTTTCTATTTATTGCTTTTACTTTTTCGTATCCAATTTATAAGTCAGTAGTTAGAGAACTACCTCCACCGCTTCCAAAACTGTATAAAGTTCCAGAGTACACTCTTATAAATAGCTTCAATAAGCCATTTGGAAGTAAAGACTTAGAAGGTAAGCTTTATATTGCTGGATTCGCTTTTACTAGTTGCCCAACAACTTGCCCGGCCCTCATGGAAAAAATGGATAAAATTCAAAAAAGAGTGAGAGGCCTTGGAACAAATATTGCTCTTGTTACTTATACTGTAGATCCAGAGTACGACACACCAGACGTTCTTTTTAAATTTGCAAGAAAGAGGCATGCTAATCCATACGTGTGGACGTTTCTAACTGGAAGTGAAGCAGATCTTAAGAAAACGATTATAGATGGTTTTAAAGTCCCGATGGGAAAGCGTGAGCCAATATCTGGAAATGTAGACGGCGAGGAAGTATCTTTGATAGATATCGCTCATAGTGAGAAATTTGTGCTTGTAGATTGGAACGGTTATGTTCGAAAATATTACGAGACAGATAAACATAGCATTAATCAGATGATGATTGATGTTGGTTTGCTCGCCAATAGTAATGAAAAAAAATAAGGAGAAATATCATGTCTGAAGTACGCCACCATAGCCATAAGAAATTATACTTAATCATATTCTTTGCTCTTGCTGTATTAACAGCTGTTGAGATCTTAGTTGCGGAATCGGCACTTGCTTATCACTTAATCGCAACTTCTGTTATTTCTCTTGCACTAGGAAAGGCATTTCTAGTCGCTTACTTTTTCATGCATTTAAATGAAGAGACAAAGTGGCTTAAGTGGATTGCTGCAGTTCCTTGTTCTGCATTTATCTATGCGGCAGCTTTAATTGTAGAGTCAATGTACAGATAAGAATTAGAAGAAAAATTATAGAAAACAAAAGAGCTCCCCTTGAGGAGCTTTTTTGTTTTTAGGATGCAATAATTATTTGTATTCTGCTTTAGACATTACTTCTTTTGCAACTTCAACAAAGTTCCCAATAGTTCCAACATTAATTCTATCAACATTGAATGTTCCAAAACCTTCAAGAGTAGGGCTAATTGAAGCATTGCTATTGACTGGGTATTGGTCGAATGCTTTTGCTACAGGAGCTTGAACTTCTTTTGAACTTAGGTATTCTAAAAGCATTGTAGCTTCTTTTGTGTTCTTAGAATATTTAACGATTCCAATTCCAACACCATTTACATGAGCATTTGAAAAACCTTGATTCGCAAAAAATGGTTTTACTGGATAGTCGGCATCAGCTTCAATAAATGGAGCTAGGTAGTAAGAGTTCACAACTCCAACATGACAATCTCCAGCGGCGATTGCACGAATAACATCACGATCGCTTGTCGTCGGCTCTTTCGCAAAGTTAGTAACCCAAGATTTTAAAATATTAACAACTCTATCTGCTCCAAGGTGAGCAACCATAGAGGCTACAAGAGCTTGGTTATAAGAACTTCCAGAAGTTCTCACACATAACTTATTTTCCCATTTCTTATTTCCAAGATCTGCATAAGTAGATAACTCATTTGGAGAAACAAGATTCTTGTTATACATAATGACTCTAGATCGGTAGAAAATTGTAAACCAATTCTTATTCGTTTCAATAAAGTTCGCTGGAACATTTGCTTCAACTACTTTTGAATTAAAGGCCTTGTAGATTCCAGATTGAGTTGCAAGAGAATGATAAACGAGGTCTTTATCTAGGTGTAAATCAGCAAGCGTATTTTCACCTTCATTTTTTATTTTATTAATAAGGTCTTTGCTTTTACCTTCAACAAACTTAACTTCAATTCCAGTTCTCTCTGTAAAAGGTTTAAAGACAGCCTCAAGTTGTTCACCTGGGTAAACAGAGTAAATAGTTAATGATTTAGCTGCTGCATTCGTAGTGCTTATCAAAAGAAGTGATAAGAGTAATAGCTTAAAAATTTGATTCATAATAACTCCATATTGTTAGTGTGGAGTGGTTGTATAAGGTGTGGTTTGAGTTGTCAAACAAAAGTGGCGGCAGTTAAACGAATACTCATTCTCTATGCATTTAAGTCGTTATAAAGAATGAGTTTATAAGAGATTAGCTTTTATAACTGAATTGAAATTGTAATAATCTTATCGTTTAAGTTGATTCGATCTAAAGTTTCAAGCCCATCAACAACTTGTCCAAAGACAGTGTAATTAGAGTCCAGATGATTCAGTGTTGTTAAAGAGATATAGAATTGTGAATCTGCACTATCAATATCCTCCGGCTTTCTTGCCATTGCGACAGTTCCTTTAATGTGTTGAAGTTTATTAAATTCAGCCTTAAGTTTTTCACCGCTTCCACCGTTACCTGTTCCTGTAGGATCTCCAGTTTGTATAAGAAATTTTGGATGCACTCTATGAAACTTTAAACCATCATAAAAACCTTCCTGAACCAGCTGTAGAAAGCGAGTTACAGTGTTTGGAGCTTCATGTGGATAGAGTTTAATAACTATATTTCCCTTTGCTGTTTTTAATATGACAGACTCTTGGGAAAGCCCATTATCATTGACCTTTAGGTCCTTTGAAGTAATGTTTTTTGATACATTTATTTCATTAGGGATAATGTTTTTTTCTTTTTCACTACAACTAGTAAAAAGAAGACTGAGGAGAACTGGAAAAAGAAGACGAAATTTCATAAAACCTGCTATTTTTAAATGTTTTTTATAGTGATTAGTAGTGTCGACTAATGGCCTTTATTAATACAGACTTAAGTCAACAAAATCACCTAGTAGAATTATGGAAAAAAAATCAAAAAAACACAAATTAATTTAAATTCTTTGTTGACAGGTGAACAGGAAACTCATAAATTACGTCTCACATCGAAACAACAAGTTTTGGAAAGCACGGGGGTGTAGCTCAGTTGGGAGAGCACTTGCTTTGCACGCAAGGGGTCGCAGGTTCAACTCCTGTCATCTCCACCATTTCTTGATTTAGTTTCGGCTCTTTAAAATTCGAATAATAGTTAAAGATATGAAGCTTCGGCTGAATATCAAGATGAGAAGATCCCAAAAATAGTATAAGTGCTAATTAAAGTCTTGGCGTAACTAAATCTTGGATGCTGTAAACAGTTGAAGTTAGTAACGTAGAATTCCAAAAGCCAAGAGCCAAATTTATTTGGAAGATTTAGAGCACTGTATATCAATTTTTAATTTTTAAATTTTAATGAAGACAACAGTTCATATTTGCTTGGAGAGTTTGATCCTGGCTCAGAACGAACGCTGTCGGCATGCCTAACACATGCAAGTCGTACGAGAAAGCTTCTTCGGAAGTGATTAGAGTGGCGCACGGGTGAGTAACACGTAGGTGATCTACCATTTGGCGGGGGATAACCAGAAGAAATTCTGGCTAATACCGCATACGTACTGCAATTTTGAAAGTAGCAGTAGAAAGAGTGCCTCTCCTTGGAAGCACTTACCAAATGATGAGCCTGCGTAGCATTAGTTTGATGGTGAGGTAATGGCTTACCATGACTACGATGCTTAGCTGGTCTGAGAGGATGATCAGTCACACTGGAACTGAGACACGGTCCAGACTCCTACGGGAGGCAGCAGTGGGGAATATTGCGCAATGGGGGAAACCCTGACGCAGCAATGCCGAGTGAGTGAGGAAGGCCTTCGGGTTGTAAAGCTCTGTCAGAAGGGAATAATGGTATAGGGTCCAATAGGCCTTATATTTGAAGGTACCTTCAAAGGAAGCACCGGCTAACTTCGTGCCAGCAGCCGCGGTAATACGAAGGGTGCAAGCGTTGTTCGGATTTATTGGGCGTAAAGCGCGCGCAGGCGGATTGTTAAGTCAGATGTGAAATCTCGGGGCTCAACCCCGAAACTGCGTCTGAAACTGATAATCTAGAATCTCGGAGAGGGAAGGGGAATTTCGCATGTAGGGGTAAAATCCGTAGAGATGCGAAGGAACACCAGAGGCGAAGGCGCCTTCCTGGACGAGTATTGACGCTGAGGCGCGAAAGCGTGGGTAGCAAACAGGATTAGATACCCTGGTAGTCCACGCCGTAAACGATGTGCACTAGATATTGGAGGTTTGACCCCTTCAGTGTCGTAGCTAACGCATTAAGTGCACCGCCTGGGGAGTACGGTCGCAAGACTAAAACTCAAAGGAATTGACGGGGGCCCGCACAAGCGGTGGATTATGTGGTTTAATTCGAAGCAACGCGCAGAACCTTACCTAGGCTTGAAATCCTGAGAATCTGATGGAAACATCGGAGTGCTCTTCGGAGAATTCAGTGACAGGCGCTGCATGGCTGTCGTCAGCTCGTGTCGTGAGATGTTGGGTTAAGTCTCGCAACGAGCGCAACCCCTATCCTTAGTTGCCAGCATTAAGTTGGGCACTCTAGGGAGACTGCCCGGGCTAACCGGGAGGAAGGTGGGGATGACGTCAAGTCCTCATGGCCCTTATGTCTAGGGCTACACACGTAATACAATGGTGCATACAAAGGGACGCGACCTGGCAACAGTGAGCAAATCTCAAAAAGTGCATCTCAGTCCGGATTGGAGTCTGCAACTCGACTCCATGAAGTTGGAATCGCTAGTAATCGGAGATCAGCACGCTCCGGTGAATACGTTCCCGGGCCTTGTACACACCGCCCGTCACACCACGGGAGTTGGTCTTACCTGAAGTCGTGGCCCTAACTGCTTGCAGAGGGGAGCGCCTACGGTCGGACCGATGACTGGGGTGAAGTCGTAACAAGGTAGCCGTAGGGGAACCTGCGGCTGGATCACCTCCTTTTAAAGGAATTGAACAGCTTGCTGTTCTATGACCGGTCAAGGAGCACTTATGCTTTTGGGATCTTTTTTCATCTTTCAACTCTTATAGTTGTTATTTTTCAAAGTACTTTAACGAGTATTTTAAAAAATAACAGCATAGATCTTTAACATTCTCATAACAGAATCAGATAGAAGACGAGAACCTAAAATAAAAATAAAATTCAAACCAAGAAAATTTAAAAACTTGTGTAAAAACTTTAGATAGATAAAAGCTACTAAGGGCATATGGTGGATATCTTGGCAGCAAGAGGCGATGAAGGACGTTTACTAGGTAACGATATGCTAAGACGAGTGATCAAGTACGCTTTGACTCTTAGATTTCCGAATGGGGTAACCCCGCTAGCAGAAATGCTAGTGACTACATGGTGAGTAAAGTAGCCATGATAGAGTGAACGCAGGGAACTGAAACATCTAAGTACCTGCAGGAGAATAAATCAATTGAGATTCTGCTAGTAGCGGCGAGCGAACGCAGACCAGCCCAAACCGGCCAGTTTACTGCCCGGGGTTGTAGGACCTCATTTAGGATTCATGAAGGCTAGGGGAACGTGTTGGGAAGCACGACCAAAGAGAGTGAAAGTCTCGTACCCGAAAGTTTGATTGACCGAGAGGTATCCTGAGTAGGACGGAACACGAGAAATTCTGTCTGAATCTGGGAGGACCACCTTCCAAGGCTAAATACTCCTTGCTGACCGATAGTGAACTAGTACCGTGAGGGAAAGATGAAAAGAACCCCGATAAGGGGAGTGAAATAGAACTTGAAACCATATGCTTACAATCGGTGAAAGGGCTATTGTAAAGCCTGATCACGTACCTTTTGCATTATGAGCCGCCGAGTTACGGTGTGTAGCAAGGTTAAGCCGTCGCAGGTGTAGCCGTAGGGAAACCGAGTCTGAATAGGGCGATTAGTTGCATGTCGTAGACCCGAAACGGGATGAGCTTGCCATGAGCAGGTTGAAGCGGAGGTAATACTTCGTGGAGGACCGAACCCATATAGGTTGAAAACTGTTGGGATGACTTGTGGTAAGGGGTGAAAGGCCAATCAAATTCCGTGATAGCTGGTTCTCTCCGAAATGCATTTAGGTGCAGCGTTTGATGATTACTGACGGGGGTACAGCACTGAATTGGCTAGGGGGTTTACCGACTTACCAAACCATATCAAACTCAGAATACCGTTAAGTACAGTCAAGCAGTGAGACTATGGATGCTAAGGTCCATGGTCGAAAGGGAAAGAGCCCAGATCGACAGTTAAGGTCCCTAAATCGTATCTAAGTGGGAAAGGTTGTGGAACTACTCTGACATCCAGGAGGTTGGCTTAGAAGCAGCCATCCTTTAAAGAAAGCGTAATAGCTCACTGGACTAGTGGTTCTGCGCCGAAAATGTAACGGGGCTAAAGATACGTACCGAAACTTCGAAATTACTTCGGTAATTGGTAGGAGAGCATTGTGTTTACTGATGAAGACGTACCGGCAAGGAGCGTTGGAGGCATCACAAGAGCTGATGGCGGCATGAGTAGCGATAAGAAATGTGAGAATCATTTCCGCCGAAAATCTAAGGGTTCCTGGACCAGGTGACTCCGTCCAGGGTTAGTCGGATCCTAAGGTGAGGCCGAAAGGCGTAATCGATGGACAACGGGTTAATATTCCCGTACTTGGTATTTGTCGCTTGACATGAAGGAGTGACGGAGAAAGGTAGCAAAGCCAACTGTTGGATGTTGGTTTAAGAGCGTAGGAGGAGATCTTAGGTAAATCCGGGATCTTGTTAACTCTGAGACTTGATGACGAGGGCCTAGCCCGAAGTTTGTGATCCTATGCTTCCTAGAAAAGCTTCGCATGGAGATAGATATCAATCCGTACCGTAAACCGACACAGGTAGATGAGAAGAGAATTCTCAGGCGCTTGGGAGAACTCTAGTTAAGGAACTCTGCAAATTGGTGCCGTAACTTCGGGAGAAGGCACGCCTTGCTTGGTGACATCACTTGCTGGTGAAGCTGAACGAGGTCGCAGTGAAGAGGGGGTAGCGACTGTTTATCAAAAACATAGGTCTATGCAAACTCGTAAGAGGATGTATATGGACTGACGCCTGCCCGGTGCTGGAAGGTTAAGAGGAGAGGTTAGCTTTCGGGCGAAGCTTCGAATTGAAGCCCCAGTAAACGGCGGCCGTAACTATAACGGTCCTAAGGTAGCGAAATTCCTAGTCGGGTAAGTTCCGACCTGCACGAATGGCGTAACGACTTCCCCACTGTCTCAACTAGAGGCCCAGCGAAATTGGAGTGCGCGTGAAGATACGCGCAACCCGCGGAAGGACGAAAAGACCCCGTGAACCTTTACTGTAGCTTGACATTGGGTTTTGATTAACATTGCGTAGGATAGGTGGGAGTTTTTGATCCCTGCATTCCGGTGTAGGAGTAGACATCCTTGAAATACCACCCTTTGTTAATTGAAATCCTAACCTACGATCCTGATCGGGTCGGGGGACAATGTCTGGTGGGCAGTTTGACTGGGGCGGTCGCCTCCTAAAGAGTAACGGAGGCGCACAAAGGTTCGCTCAAGCCGAATGGAAACCGGCTGTAGAGTGTAAACGCATAAGCGAGCTTGACTGCAACACATACATGTGGAGCAGGGTCGAAAGACGGTGTTAGTGATCCGGTGGTTCCGAGTGGAAGGGCCATCGCTCAACGGATAAAAGGTACTCCGGGGATAACAGGCTGATCTCCCCCAAGAGTTCACATCGACGGGGAGGTTTGGCACCTCGATGTCGGCTCATCGCATCCTGGGGCTGGAGCAGGTCCCAAGGGTTAGACTGTTCGTCTATTAAAGCGGTACGCGAGCTGGGTTCAGAACGTCGTGAGACAGTTCGGTCTCTATCCTCCGTGGGCGTAAGAAATTTGAGAAAATCTGACCTTAGTACGAGAGGACCGGGTTGGACGAACCTATGGTGTACCGGTTATGTCGCCAGATGTACCGCCGGGTAGCTAAGTTCGGAAAGGATAACCGCTGAAAGCATCTAAGTGGGAAGCCCATTTCAAGATAAGATTTCTATTAGACAGCTTGTAGACCACGAGCTTGATAGGTTGGGGGTGTAAGTGCAGTAATGCATTGAGCTGACCAATACTAATTTGTCGTTTTGCTTTTATCTATTTTATTTTAGGTTCACTTCTATTTGGTTTTGTTTTGAGAATGCCAAAGATGATTGATAAAATTTTCGTGGTGGAGTTGACTCTGTTTGCCACGAGTAGTATTAAAGAGTCCATATCTAAATTGTTAAAATCAGTTTGGGTGTGTCGATAGCGACGAGGAAATACCTGATCCCATCCCGAACTCAGAAGTCAAGCTCGTCAGCGGCGAAAGTAGTGCCAGGGGGACTTGGTGTGAGGCTAGCACGATGCACCCATTATTTAAAAAGCTCATCTTCGGATGAGCTTTTTTTTTGTCTAAAGCATTTGCAGGAGCAAATGATTCTAAGCAATACAGCGAGGGCAGGAGCCCGAGTCGTGTAAGTCTAAATTCTCTTCTTTCTTAAGTAACTTCGCAGTTTTTTCTTTTAGTGCAATCTCTTGCGCGATACAATAGTTATATGATCTCTAAAATACTAAAAATACAACTTATAGGCTTATTCTTTATTACTTTAATCGCTTTCTATGCGTATTACTTCTCTGATGTCCTGCCAGACAACTTCTTTCTTATTTCATCAGGGTCTAGTGATGTTAACTTCTTTAGTTATTACTTAACTACTTTGGTTGCGCTTGTTGGCTATTATACAGGTCCTTGGATTTTTCTTCCGTTCTTCTTCTTTGCTCTTCTTTACACTTTTGTTTTTTCAAAGAGAGAGTCACTTTTAGATGCTTTTAATGCTCTAACACTTTTTGGAACTTTCTTATTTTGCACTTATTTAGTTTATCCAAGCTTTATGGGAGCAGGAATTTTCTATGTCCTTGAGAATAACTTTTCAGGAATGATGATTTTCTTATGTACAGCTTTTTGTCTTGTAGGCTTCTTGGCTGGCTCTTTTAGAGAGTCTTTTAAAGATAGTGTTTTTTCAATAATAGACTTTTTAAAAAATGCTCCTTCTAAAGTGGCAAAGGCCTCTGCTCAAATTTCTCCTTCTGAAATAAATAATAGATTACAAAATAAAAGTGAGGACTTTGTTTCTAAAGTTAAAACAAAAGTACCTTTACTTCTTAAGGGAGAAGCAAAATCTGATGAAAAACCAGCATTTGCTCAGAGAATGGAGCAGGCAGAAAAGCCATCTCCAAGCGTAGAAGTAGAAAAGGAAAAGTCTTCAATTGCATCTTTTTTTAAGAAGGATTCTGGAAGTGATGATGTTGAAGATGTAACTCCAATAGAAAAAAACGAAGAAAAAGTAAGTCATTCAGTTATTAACGAAGACAAATCAGCTCCCGGTGGTGGAGTGGTGAGAATGGCCTCATCAACGAGCCCTTATAAGCTTAAAAATTCTAATGCTGGAGCACCAGAAGAAAGTCAGTACTACTCATTAGTAAAAACAATCTCTAAAAAGAAAGACGTGAAGAGAGTTGGTCACCCTGATGATAAATACTTTGACGAGATCACAGATATAATTGAAGAAAAACTCTCTGAATTTAAAATTGATGGACTCATTATCAATGTTCTGAAAGGGCCAGTAGTTGATACATTCGAATTAGAACTTGGGTCTGGTATTAAAGTTTCAAAAGTAACTGGTGTTACCGAAGATTTATCAATGGCCTTATATGGGGCACCTATTAGAATTGTATATCCAATGAAGGGTAGAACAACAATTGGGATCGAAGTACCTAGAAACCCTAGGGAAATTATCTATCTAGACGAAGTTCTTGATTCTCAAGATTTTAAAGATTCAAAGACAATGCTTCCAGTTGCTATGGGAAAAGATGCTTTTGGAGACACATTTGTCGTAGATTTAGCGGCCATGCCACATATGCTTGTAGCTGGGGCAACAGGAGCAGGTAAGTCTGTTTTTATTAACTCACTTCTTGTCTCACTATTAGTTAAGAAATCCCCAAGACAAATGAAGTTAATTCTTATTGATCCAAAACAGCTTGAACTTGCTGTTTATTCAAAGCTTCCGCATTTAGTAATGCCAGTGGTAACGGATGCAAAAACTGCCTCGATTGCTCTTCTTTGGGCCGTTCAAGAAATGGAGAGAAGATATTCTATTTTAAAAGAATTTGGAGTTAGAAATATTGCAGGATTTAACGAAAAGTTGAAAACTGCTGGACCTGCGATGATTGCTAAAATTCACCAGTACTATGAAGACTCTGGAGCAGACGAGTACGAACTACCATGCTTAGTGGTAGTGGTTGATGAATTTGCAGACTTAATTCTTACAAAAGCAGGAAAAGAAATTGAGATGAATATTGCTAGACTTGCAGCAAAGGCTAGAGCCGCCGGAGTTCACTTAGTTCTAGCAACTCAACGTCCATCAGTTGATGTAATTACAGGTGTGATAAAATCAAATTTTCCAACACGAGTTTCATTTAGAGTAACATCTTCTACCGACTCAAGAACAATTCTAGATAAGATGGGGGCTGAAAAGCTACTCGGAAAAGGGGATATGCTTTATAAGCGCGGAGTTGAAATGACTCGTGTTCATTCATCTTTTGTAGATGAGGCCGAGATTGAAGTTTTGACGGAAGAACTGAGTCAGCTGCCACAAGACTTTAATGAAAACGCGATGGAGTTTTTAGAAAATGGTGGAGAAGTGGAAACTGATGAGTACACTTATGGCTCTCACGTCGTAGCTCCAGATAGTACGAGCTCTGATGATGATATGTATAATCAAGCCCTTAGAATTGTGATGGAGTCGAGATCTGCTTCGGCATCAATGCTCCAAAGAAGACTTAGAATTGGCTACAATAGGGCGGCAAACCTTATTGAAGAGATGGAAACGAAAGGAATAGTGGGACCAGCTCAGGGGTCAAAACCTCGTAAAGTTCTCGCTGCGTCAGATAGCTTGTAAAATATAGTTTTTAGTCAGCAAATAATGCTTTTAGGTGGTCATTTACACCTTGAAGCATTATGATCTCTATGCTATTTAAAATCACTTAATTGCAATCGTGCAAAATAAACATTCCCTCTCGGGAAGGTCTACCAATTGGTAGCTTGAGGGATTAGACTAACCAACCTAGGAGTAAACATGTCTAATGAATTAAAAATCCAAGATCTATTATCTGCAGGAGCACACTTTGGTCACCAGACTCACAAGTGGAATCCAAAAATGAAGAAATATGTTTTTGGTGAAAGAAACGGAATCTACATTGTTGACCTTGGAAAGACAATTCCAGCAGCAAAGCAAGCATATGACTTTCTTAAGAAAGTATCTTCAGAAGGTAAGCCAGTTCTTTTCGTAGGAACTAAGAGACAAGCTTCTGAAACAGTTAGAAATGCAGCAATTAGCTGTGGAGCTAACCACGTTACTTATAGATGGCTAGGTGGAATGCTTACTAATTATAAAACAATTACTCTTTCAGTTGATAAGCTTAGAAAAGTAGAAAAAATGAAAGAAACTGGTGACTTCGGACTTCTAACAAAGAAAGAAAGATCTAAAATTGAAAAAGACGTAATCAAGCTAGAGAAAAACCTTGGTGGAATCAAAGACATGAGAAAGATCCCAGGAGCTTTATTTGTTGTTGATCCTAACTCTGAGAGAATTGCTGTTCAAGAAGCAAACGTACTAGGTATTCCTGTAGTTGCTATCACAGATACAAACTGTAGCCCAGATGGAATTGATTTTGTTGTTCCAGGTAACGATGATGCAATTAAGTCTGTTTCTCTATTTGCAGATTACTTTGCAAGTGCAGTTAACGAAGGTCTTGGACAAGCTAAGAAAACAGGAAAGCTTTCTAAAGATACAAAGACTGCTAGAGACACAACTTTAGAAAAAGAAATCATTTCAAAGTACGAAAATGATATCGATCTTAAAGGTGACGAAGAATAATTAATTTTTAATTGATATAGTGGAGAATAAAAAATGGCAATTTCTGCAAAAGATGTAAAAGAGCTAAGAGAGAAAACTGGCGCAGGTATGATGGACTGTAAGAAAGCATTAACTGAAGTTAATGGTGACTTAGAAGCAGCTGTTGATTACCTAAGAACTAAAGGTTTAGCTAAGGCGGCAAAGAAAGCTAGCCGTGTAGCTGCTGAAGGTGCTGTTGTTACTCTTATCGATGGTAATAATGGAGTAATCTTAGAAGTAAACTGTGAAACAGACTTTGTTTCTAAGGGCGATGACTTCCAAGGTTTCGCGAAAAGTATGGCAGAGTTTGCTCTTTCAAATAAAGCCGGATCTGTTGATGAATTAAAATCTGCTAAAGAAGCAGCTATCACAGAATTAACTATGAAGTGTGGAGAGAAAGTAGACGCTAGAAGATTAGTATCTCTTTCAACTTCTGGACTTTTAGGTTCTTATAACCACGGTGGAAAGATTGGTGTACTTGTTGATCTTGAAACTGATAAAGCAGATGCTCCTGAAGTGGCTGAACTTGCAAAAGATATTTCTATGCACGTTGCTGCAGCAGCTCCAACTTTCTTAAGTGGAGATGATATTGATGAAAGCTTTAAAGAAAGAGAAGCTGAAGTTTATAGAGCGCAATTGAAAGAAGAAGGGAAGCCTGCTGATATGATTGAAAAAATCGTTCTAGGTAAACTTGGAAAACTAGCTAAAGAAGTTTGTCTTCTTGAGCAAGCTTTTATCAAGAACCCTGATTTAAGTATTAAGAAACTTGTTGCTGAAACAGCTTCAAAAGTTGGTGGAACAATTACTGTTAAGTCATTCCACAAACTAAATCTTGGTGAAGGTATCGAAAAGAAAGAAGATAACCTTGCTGATGAAGTTGCAAAAATGACGAGTGGGCACTAGGTCTTACAAAATTTAAAAAAATAAAGGGGACTTTAATTGTCCCCTTTTTTTTGATCTACTTTCAAATATTGGAGCGCACGTGAAATATAATAGAATTCTTTTGAAGTTATCTGGGGAAGCACTTGCTGGCGACAAAGGTGGTGGCGTTTGTAACGAGATTTTAAACCAAATTTGTGATGAAGTTAAAAACTTACATAAAATGGGTGTTGAAGTCGCAATTGTAATCGGTGGTGGAAATATTCACAGAGGAGTTGCTGGAGCAACGAAGGGAATGGATAGAACGACTTCTGATCACATGGGGATGCTCGCAACAGTTATTAATTCCTTGGCCATTCAGGACTGTTTAGAAAGAAAAGAAATTAGTACAAGAGTAATGTCGGCAATAGAGATGGCAGAGATAGCGGAACCCTATATTCGCCGCCGCGCTGTGAGACATTTAGAAAAGAAGAGAGTTATAATATTTGCAGCTGGTACAGGTAACCCGTACTTTACAACTGACACTGCTGCGGCGCTTCGTGCCAATGAAATTGATGCTGATGTCATCATGAAGGCGACAAA
This sequence is a window from Halobacteriovorax sp. JY17. Protein-coding genes within it:
- a CDS encoding SCO family protein — protein: MSTVIGYVRKNTFFEKLVASKLFWFLFIAFTFSYPIYKSVVRELPPPLPKLYKVPEYTLINSFNKPFGSKDLEGKLYIAGFAFTSCPTTCPALMEKMDKIQKRVRGLGTNIALVTYTVDPEYDTPDVLFKFARKRHANPYVWTFLTGSEADLKKTIIDGFKVPMGKREPISGNVDGEEVSLIDIAHSEKFVLVDWNGYVRKYYETDKHSINQMMIDVGLLANSNEKK
- a CDS encoding cytochrome C oxidase subunit IV family protein, which gives rise to MSEVRHHSHKKLYLIIFFALAVLTAVEILVAESALAYHLIATSVISLALGKAFLVAYFFMHLNEETKWLKWIAAVPCSAFIYAAALIVESMYR
- a CDS encoding extracellular solute-binding protein codes for the protein MNQIFKLLLLSLLLISTTNAAAKSLTIYSVYPGEQLEAVFKPFTERTGIEVKFVEGKSKDLINKIKNEGENTLADLHLDKDLVYHSLATQSGIYKAFNSKVVEANVPANFIETNKNWFTIFYRSRVIMYNKNLVSPNELSTYADLGNKKWENKLCVRTSGSSYNQALVASMVAHLGADRVVNILKSWVTNFAKEPTTSDRDVIRAIAAGDCHVGVVNSYYLAPFIEADADYPVKPFFANQGFSNAHVNGVGIGIVKYSKNTKEATMLLEYLSSKEVQAPVAKAFDQYPVNSNASISPTLEGFGTFNVDRINVGTIGNFVEVAKEVMSKAEYK
- a CDS encoding peptidylprolyl isomerase, which gives rise to MKFRLLFPVLLSLLFTSCSEKEKNIIPNEINVSKNITSKDLKVNDNGLSQESVILKTAKGNIVIKLYPHEAPNTVTRFLQLVQEGFYDGLKFHRVHPKFLIQTGDPTGTGNGGSGEKLKAEFNKLQHIKGTVAMARKPEDIDSADSQFYISLTTLNHLDSNYTVFGQVVDGLETLDRINLNDKIITISIQL
- a CDS encoding DNA translocase FtsK, giving the protein MISKILKIQLIGLFFITLIAFYAYYFSDVLPDNFFLISSGSSDVNFFSYYLTTLVALVGYYTGPWIFLPFFFFALLYTFVFSKRESLLDAFNALTLFGTFLFCTYLVYPSFMGAGIFYVLENNFSGMMIFLCTAFCLVGFLAGSFRESFKDSVFSIIDFLKNAPSKVAKASAQISPSEINNRLQNKSEDFVSKVKTKVPLLLKGEAKSDEKPAFAQRMEQAEKPSPSVEVEKEKSSIASFFKKDSGSDDVEDVTPIEKNEEKVSHSVINEDKSAPGGGVVRMASSTSPYKLKNSNAGAPEESQYYSLVKTISKKKDVKRVGHPDDKYFDEITDIIEEKLSEFKIDGLIINVLKGPVVDTFELELGSGIKVSKVTGVTEDLSMALYGAPIRIVYPMKGRTTIGIEVPRNPREIIYLDEVLDSQDFKDSKTMLPVAMGKDAFGDTFVVDLAAMPHMLVAGATGAGKSVFINSLLVSLLVKKSPRQMKLILIDPKQLELAVYSKLPHLVMPVVTDAKTASIALLWAVQEMERRYSILKEFGVRNIAGFNEKLKTAGPAMIAKIHQYYEDSGADEYELPCLVVVVDEFADLILTKAGKEIEMNIARLAAKARAAGVHLVLATQRPSVDVITGVIKSNFPTRVSFRVTSSTDSRTILDKMGAEKLLGKGDMLYKRGVEMTRVHSSFVDEAEIEVLTEELSQLPQDFNENAMEFLENGGEVETDEYTYGSHVVAPDSTSSDDDMYNQALRIVMESRSASASMLQRRLRIGYNRAANLIEEMETKGIVGPAQGSKPRKVLAASDSL
- the rpsB gene encoding 30S ribosomal protein S2, with amino-acid sequence MSNELKIQDLLSAGAHFGHQTHKWNPKMKKYVFGERNGIYIVDLGKTIPAAKQAYDFLKKVSSEGKPVLFVGTKRQASETVRNAAISCGANHVTYRWLGGMLTNYKTITLSVDKLRKVEKMKETGDFGLLTKKERSKIEKDVIKLEKNLGGIKDMRKIPGALFVVDPNSERIAVQEANVLGIPVVAITDTNCSPDGIDFVVPGNDDAIKSVSLFADYFASAVNEGLGQAKKTGKLSKDTKTARDTTLEKEIISKYENDIDLKGDEE
- the tsf gene encoding translation elongation factor Ts, translated to MAISAKDVKELREKTGAGMMDCKKALTEVNGDLEAAVDYLRTKGLAKAAKKASRVAAEGAVVTLIDGNNGVILEVNCETDFVSKGDDFQGFAKSMAEFALSNKAGSVDELKSAKEAAITELTMKCGEKVDARRLVSLSTSGLLGSYNHGGKIGVLVDLETDKADAPEVAELAKDISMHVAAAAPTFLSGDDIDESFKEREAEVYRAQLKEEGKPADMIEKIVLGKLGKLAKEVCLLEQAFIKNPDLSIKKLVAETASKVGGTITVKSFHKLNLGEGIEKKEDNLADEVAKMTSGH